A single Vanacampus margaritifer isolate UIUO_Vmar chromosome 7, RoL_Vmar_1.0, whole genome shotgun sequence DNA region contains:
- the gtf2e2 gene encoding transcription initiation factor IIE subunit beta, with translation MDPALLRERELFKKRALATPVVEKRPAASDSGSHKKKKPRIEKEGSSGSKQSAESSNGSFNIKTSSGYKFGCLAKIVNYMKTRHQNGDTHFLTLEEILDETKLLDISMKQKQWLMTEALVSNPKIEVRDSTYGFKPKYNLKDKKALLRLLDKHDQLGLGGVLLDEVEEGLPNSAKAIKALGDQITFVTRPDKKKILFYNDKHCQFLVDEEFQKLWRSVPVDSMDEDKIEEYLKKQGITSMQESGPKKVLPVQKRKKQGGQRKRHFKTHNNHLAGVLEDYAEGVPVKK, from the exons ATGGATCCTGCTCTACTGAGGGAGAGGGAGCTCTTCAAGAAGAGAGCTTTGGCCACGCCGGTGGTAGAGAAGAGACCAGCTGCATCAGACTCCGGAtcacacaagaagaagaaacccAGGATAGAAAAGGAGGGCTCATCAGGATCTAAACAGAGTGCTG AGTCCAGTAATGGCAGTTTTAACATAAAGACGAGCTCCGGCTACAAGTTTGGTTGTCTTGCGAAGATAGTCAATTACATGAAG ACAAGACACCAGAATGGCGACACACACTTCCTGACATTAGAGGAAATTCTGGATGAGACCAAACTTCTCGACATCAGCATGAAACAAAAGCAGTGGCTCATGACTGAG GCTTTGGTCAGTAATCCAAAAATCGAGGTCCGGGATAGCACGTATGGCTTCAAGCCCAAGTACAACCTGAAGGACAAAAAGGCTTTGCTGAGGCTGCTGGACAAACACGACCAACTGGGCCTGGGAGGAGTATTGCTGGATGAAGTCGAGGAGGGGCTGCCCAACTCGGCTAAGGCCATCAAG GCATTGGGGGATCAGATCACATTTGTGACAAGACCAGATAAGAAGAAAATTCTCTTCTACAACGATAAACACTGCCAATTTTTGGTGGATGAAG AATTTCAGAAACTGTGGAGGAGTGTTCCAGTGGATTCCATGGATGAAGATAAGATTGAGGAGTACTTGAAAAAGCAAGGCATCACCTCCATGCAGGAATCGGGGCCAAAGAAAGTG TTACCAGTTCAAAAGAGGAAGAAGCAAGGCGGTCAGCGAAAGAGACACTTCAAGACCCACAACAACCATTTGGCAGGAGTACTGGAGGACTATGCAGAGGGCGTGCCAGTCAAAAAGTGA